In Lactuca sativa cultivar Salinas chromosome 5, Lsat_Salinas_v11, whole genome shotgun sequence, the DNA window CAGTCCATAAAACAAGGGCCTCCTGGATCACACTAGGTGACTCCTTTAGCCTTGCATTATTCCAATGTTTAAActagctttaaataaaatatcattgtatttaCTGGAATACTACTTGACCTATTATATCAtcagatatatgtttaaattatccagGACTTCATACAAGTCATGAATAATTATTCATAGCTTGATGTTAGAATCATCTTTAGCATCAcatgatgcctttactaggtatcatgttcaagtttattgctcaaagcaaatagtttaggactaggacctttaaatgtatacaatttcatatctttTACGAGACTTTCTCTAaagacatgaacccattcattgaagctgtatctattgaatgttattgtttcattaagtcattaaagaaaatgacaattcatgTTAATGAGAATGGATAATTTAActacaaaatttaaaaaaaaattcatttagtattttcaatatttaatacccttttagtttacaaaaaaacattaattatcaaaatcTAGGAtgcaagttgcaaaacaaataaatggttaggtatcctttatcccatctatttgaattcaacccggtagatatcaattatcaattatatcttgctATATAGTTCCTAAatttatgggatcgctaataacAATTTTAATTAGACATatttgatcccatctatgcctcaaaactctcttgcttaggtatcctttatcacaaaagatttccgatcaaatcgtccaatttgaaaaacttgtgcgattggcctataacttggttatagaaattgtGAAGACACCCCGActatcaaaagataacactaagtggttaggtatcatttatcccactagtgcatacaagagatgtgcgagtgttcttcaaaaggatTACATAGATTTGACGTTTGTAAAAAGggtgtttatatgttttataattgtagtttaaaaacatatgatatcatgtttattacatgcatataataaaccatgatATCAATTtccaaaagaaaattattttttaaaggttctatagaaaaaactagtttttatataatttgatgcaattcaatttaaataatcggtattaagtttgagtgcatttgaacctcTTATATCTTtagtaaaacttcattttatttcattatatatttggagtttgtataaattacaaaatcaccattttaaaacttataatggagtatttcaaaatttgtcgttattaacaattttataaaaccgggttttatttttaaaataataatttgctATATCTTATGTCCAATTTTGAAAACCCAAACTCCATCTGATGTTTATATTATCCAAAATTATTTTGACATGTGAAAAActtaatttatcaaccacacataataattgtataaaataaacaacacaaacatacataaaaagataggtgcataaacataaccaactaatgacatttcttgtgagccaacacaaaaaatGCCAGGTCCATTCCTAAATGGACATTTAAATGGACCAAAATCTTCTTGTAATGTTATTGTAGAAGCTCCCACTTGAGTAAACACCCATGTTTGCAAAAGATTTGAAGAACTTCTTTATGTAAAATTCTGCTGCATTCATGACACTTTTTAGAAAATGTCATATTTTTGTTCAGCACATGTTCAGCACATGTGTAGCattcatgacacttttcagaaaGTGTTGTCTTTCTGCCCAGCACATGATGAACTCGAaaattcactacaagaaaaatagccttttacgacgcgcaaaccacgacactcattgatttatgttacgcaatggagagtgacgttaaaaaagtgtcatctcttcaaaaaatttaaggatttaggtcacgcattattgtgtgcccttaaattagcGTCATacgagaaaaaaattaaaaacacggagggcgctgtatCTTAAATGGGCGTCCTCTAtgagtgtcgctttataattttaatgaaaagcGCGTTTAGTAGAtagggggaaaatgaaatccctaaaattttgaacacccgcctTATTTTTTGTCCTCCAATTTTGTTTCCTTCTTGCCCTAATTACGATCCTTTCTTCCCCCTCCATGGATTCGACTGCCGCCTTGCCTAGTTATCGACACTCCTTCCTTCGTTCCGCACTTGCCTTCTTCGCCTGACAATATCTCAAGAAGTACAACTACGAAAGCGTACAAGTCGGACTTATGTGTGAAGAATTTACATGCTCCatctacttctatcctagagccgACGATTTAGGGCCTTACAGCTTCTCATCCCACATAGCGCTGGCGATTTAGGGCCTTACAAGCCCTAGCTCGGATTGAACTAAGGTATGCTTTACTGAGcatgatttgtcatgattttttGTTCTGCTTACAAGCCCTAGGTCCGATTTCAAGAAATATCTCATTCTATTCAATGAAGCAGGTCTGATTCTTCTCTTCTGGTTGCACTAAGGTATGTCGTGCTTACCGTTATTCATCtagtctcttcttcttcttcttcttcttcttcttcttcttcttccctgaTATCTTAATTTTTCATGTAACACCTACCATTTCTTCACTTTTGGAACGCGTACAATTTCTtcacttattcttcttcttcttcttccctgaCTCGAATTACTTTATCACGCCATTTGTGTTGATGGGTGCAGCGCTAGCTTTTTTCCTAATCTATTTCCAAGTGAACTGGTCACTAGCTTGTGTGGTGGTTGTGGCGGAATCAAAATGGGGGTTTCAGCCATACTCAAGCAAAACATATAGACATCATTACCACTTGGCCAATTGTCATGGCCCTCCACTCGCTGGTTCTAAACCCTGAAGACACGACAAAACAGAGGGTATAATATCATGAGACATGTATGTGTTTCTTGGTCATGAAACAACAGCTGCAAAACAACAGCTCCCATCATACAACAGAGGGTATATATATGTAATTTTAAGTTTTTTGTGATTGATTTAATCTTTTATGAATTtgttattatataatatatatatatatatatatatatatatatatatatatatatatatatatatatatatatagtttgttgGGTGCAGATTGGATCTGTGAAAGGTAAAGTTATTAGGATGGGAGTCATAAGCACCTCACTGCTTACCGCAGACAATACTCCTATGGTTGTACCAAATACCGTATTTTCTAGTCAGGTGACCATTACTTCTTTCCTCCATAaccttaaaagttttgttttagtATATAAGATAGTCTTCCAATATTTATCATAGGCAATTGTGAACAAATCATATGCTGGTTGGCATGAATTGGTGTCCGATAGCTTTCCCAATACACCCTTCATTTTCATCGGTTGAAGAAGCTGCTTTCTTCTCAGTTCTCCCTGCCTCATTCTtccgtctttttttttttttttttttacatcttCTTTGTAGGGTTCATCAGTTCAAAAGTTCCTAAATTACCCTTCATCTCTTTTATCTTTGTCCACCATTCTCATCATCAATTAGCAAGAAATACGTATATTTATCCTCCTCCACCACCCCCACTATCTCCGTTTTTGGTTTTAGAAATATTTCATCACCATCTTCATCTTTCGTTTGAAACAAAATCGCCAAAATAGAGGTGGGTTGTCGTTCTTCGTGATGTATTACTTGAATTTTTTAGTTTCTTTATTTTATCAGTAATTGAAATAGATCAGACTACAACTACACAAACACTTACATAGGATGCCACCTGTGCCTCCTACAAAATTTCACATTCCAACCTGACTTCATTTCGTTATTTTTAAAAGGGGGAAGAGGTCACAGACACATAAAAAGCAAAACACTGAAGCAACTGGATTCACATATTGAGAGCATACACTCGCCTTTAGTTTCTGATTTCTCCTTTTAAGCAGCTGACCATATTCAAGACTTCAATCTGTTCACGCCCCTATTTAGTTGTTTCACGGCTTCACCATAGCAGTCATGTCTACAATTTTTCACCTGATCAAAGCCCAAAATAGCACAGCTGACGTTGCACAACATACAAAGGCCATGCCCAATTCATATGGACTTCACTTTTGAAAGGGTGGTTGTCCACACCTGCAACCTGTCTACAAAATCAGATGTTCACATGTTTATTTCACCATATCATCAAGCAAACTACACGTTAACAACTTATCTGCCTCTAATACATGCCATCTCTTCCTGCCCCTATCGTTATACATATATTGAGAGCTACAGAAACTTCTAGTAGAGTACAACGGTTCAAAACATTTTCCTTATTTCTTGATGGTGAAAATGGTCCAGAAGCACTAAGCACATCCAAATTTGCCAAGTTTAGTGGTCTTTTAACTCTTATGATCTTATGAACATGGACACTTATAAAAACACATTATTTTAGTTGATTAATTATAGCTATTTTCATTTTAGGCTTTTCGCATACCCTTAGGAGCTGTTGGATGTTACAGTTGCCAAATTTACCCCTGTGAATACAGATGGTGAATCTGGTGAACCAACGTACATTATATCAGATCGATCAGTTGAAAGTAAGCAAACTTTATATACTTCTTTGATAGTAACTTTTTGTGTAAAAAGCTTGTCATCAAGAAGTTGCAACTCTGATAATCAAATTCACGACAAAAATGAGAGAAGATAGGAACAACTTTTGATTCTAATTTGTACTACACATTAAGAAAATGCTAATTTCCATGACAcacacaaaaacaaaaacaagtaGTTCCCATCTTCTCTAAGAGGAGTCATCTACTTTTGgaattttagattaatgaatttgTATTTTTTGCAAAGTATTAAATTAAGGATAATTTAAATAATTTGATGAGGGATTAATTACACTTACAGGAAGAACTGGAGGGACTTACTTCTAATTACCCTAATCGCTTCAAAGTTTACTATGTATTGAATCCGGTAGGTATTATTCTTAGTAACAAAAAGCCtatgataaacaaataaatgatagTAGGTTGCTGTTTGTTGCATTGAATTAAACCTAAGGGCCCTCATTGTTGGAAGTATTGGAGAGTTTTTATCAGCTGCTTTGCTGCCTCCAGAGCCATTAGCTGTAAGTGTTAACAGTTCTTGATGACTTGAATCTTAGTGAATGATTCAAATTGCTAAATGATAGAACTTTAATTTGTTCTAGGTCCAAAATGTTGTGGATTTTGAAAGATCATTGGAGCATTAGATGTAAATGAAAATCTTACACATCTTGGttagtttatattaatatatttataaaagtttatttcCTAAGATTATCTTTTCTCATTTTTTCAAAATATACGTAAATATCTGGTAATGCTTCCATTGGATCCGAAATTAGGGAAAATGCTAATAATGGGTGCTTTTTTTTCGTTGCTTTGATCATATTCTTACAATTGTTGCTGGACTTAGTGTCAGGGATCATTTTCTTTTGCCTCAAGAGAACAAAGACGTGAGTAATCCAGCTACTTTCACacaagggcattttggtcttttCCTGATATCTTTTGTATGTCTATTTCAGCAAGCTAGTACAACAAAATCAATATTTTCTGCAAAGGATTACAATGATCATATGGCACTTGTGTGTGAATATGAAGGATGGAAAGAAGCTGAAAGAGAAGGATATGCTTATAAATATTGCTGGAGGAATTTCCTTTATGCTCAAACACTTCAAGCTATACATTCTTTAAGGAATCGTTTATCCATATTTTAAAAGATGCTCAATTACTTGAGACTAAATCGGGGATTAGCAAcagattaagtcataatcaatcaTCGGTTAGCGCCATTATATGCTCAGGCCTTTTTCCTGGCATTGCATCTGTAGTGGTATGTATGCTTAatgcttatttatttaatttacaatttacaatacaattgatagatatatgaatccatatgttacttaattttgttcttttttatttttaatatgtgcaGTATAGGGAGACATCAATGTCCTTCAAAACTATAGATGATGTCCAAGTCTTACTCTATGCAGTATGTATtaaagaaatagcaatgcactttcattcatttgtttcatatttttttcacatTTCTCTAATGATATTTTTCCTTGAGTCATAGAATGATTGGCTCATATCTTGTGTTTTGATATTTATACGCAGTTTTTTTCTTACGTCGGTGGTGGCGAagttcaagattaagggagacttgtaatcatgtttggctttcctttccagtaagaaacagagttgtatgattatttgttagttttataggaatgtataacacatgttagcaatgtattatttttgtttaacatttgaatgattttttgtatgacattataatttgtgcaatttattttatattatgcaatggattgtattttttgtatatggtattttatttctgttataagaaattaaatgaaaatttaatttaaaaattaataaatatataaatttatttttttttaaacatttaaatttacgatacgcaaaaatgtatgccatcttcatttatgacatgacctttcttgacaggggctttcttgatacgcattgcgtgtcattaacacgcgcgtcgtaaggttacgacacgcgaatgcgtgtcgtcttcctttatgacagggccttccttgatacgcattgcgtgtcgtaaccgcgcgtcgtaaatgcgcgtcgtctctctttatgacagggccttccttgacacgcatttgcgcgtcgtctgagcgttttacgacgcgcaatgagcgtcgtaaaaggccttttttctagtagtgattgccTTTTGTCTTTAGAAAATGGCtccaacttcatttcttgttacatatttgtacaaataaattatttctaaaaactaatctattactttacaaaaataaacaagaaaatttaatttatttaattattatataccatatgaataaataaattattacaaccatttttataataaaaacaacaaacacaacaacacaacaatcataatggtcattggctagtttatgcacataatatatatcaatatatacataaaacaacatttgtttttctaagacaactttaaatgacaaaagatgcatgtaacttgtcacataaaataacatatataaagttgtcatagaaaatatgtatgaacttatttttatactAAAACAAGgtatccatattctccaaaaactaagatttccaaaaatcaaaaaatataactAAACTTGCAAGGtggttctgataccaattgttaggtttAGTCAAAAAttagtttcataaactagaaaaatatggaaaacggaagaatttaatttttgaaataacacaaacattttatacccaccaaggatcttcttgcaagttatagaaagattaaaataccaaccacagaaatgatgaagaaataacaacctttgttgttctttgggtcatcttgggaggcttggaagttgatgaagaatgtggaactttttgagacaccaacaatgactcagcttaatgtagatgctagtccataaactcttaaCTTTTAAgttgaagttcataaccaatatgaacttcaagagaaCAAAAGATAAGCATGTATTCTTCAAGTTTTTGACAAAATACTAGAGAGAAGTAAGAGGGGAGATAGGTCATGTTTTTTACACTaaaaaacaccaaaaatgaaAGCCTTCATGTTATGTTCTTAAAGTAAATGTACTACCCATAAGATCTTAGCACTTGAAGACCTACCATGTCCCTAATGTTCCCCATAACTTTAAGCCATgctttcttttgatttaaataataaaaagacCATGCTTCTTTTATTGATTCttataaagaaataaaagaaGACAAAACTTTATAAATTTTGtaaacttcttttataaaatataaactttggcttttggctaaaagacaaaagtctttctagtccaaaataatGCACACgacttaataaatcataccatgtgatatattatgttactagcaattaaaaattaatatttccatgaaataaataatttctaattaattgtaagagttttattgaatatttattaaaatcaatttctaataaataatcaattatattaaGGTGTTGTTAGTGTGACTCATTAGTATCATATATTTAttaacaatatcactttaatatgacttttgagcatactagacctttcaGTGGCATCACCTCAACTCATAAATTTACAAAATGAATTACCGATTTTTCCTTTCTACTACTTAAAActtaaaattaaaattcaaacgCTCCCAAATTTAGTGCCTTATTTTATGCATCGAATATCTATATTTGCAAATCAAATGGATAAATGTAGGGATGGACATTGCAACCGGGTACCCGCTTTCGTAACCAGAACTGCCAGTTTCGGAACCGGAActgccttaagcggttccggtttatctatatatatatatatatatatatatatatatatatatatatatatatatatatatatatatatatatatacacacacacacacacacacacacacattttccGTACACGATCGACAAATATAAAATAAACAAAGTATCTACCTTAAAGCCTTAACATTACCAAAGCATCTTGTTGTAGTTTGATATTCAAAAAAATGTGTTGTATTATTTAGAACAGTTTAGAAtatatttatcttattttatcTGTCGTTGGTTCAAATTGATTCGATTTAGACTGAACTAGATTGCGGTTTTTATTGACAAAAGTAAACAAATATTGACGTAAATGGGTTACCCGGtcctggaaccggaaccgccggttccAGGACTGGTTCCAAAAATTTAAGAATCGCCTAAACTGGTTCCGGTTCCGGCCCTAACTTTGTAGGAACCGTCGGTTCCGATTCTCGCAAaatgaggcgggtacccgcctatgctcatccctagATAAATGGACTGATTTGCATCCCTCCATATTTGTTCTTTCCAATCGTCTCCTCTCTGAACAGGTGATGATCCGTACACAATATTTTTTAGCCATGCGCACCAATTTATGTTTTATACGGTTGTACAATACAatcttataaaatataaattattatatatggCTAAAAACATTGTGTAATAAAACTATGGACTCACTATTTGGATTGAAGGCTACTATCAACACCATTTTATGTATTTGTTACTACTTGGTCTTCCAACATATCTTGCTTGGTTTTGAAGGCTCCCATCGACACGTCTGTTGTATAATCCTGAAAAATTCATCCCCATATCCTCTCCTAAACCCTAATCTTCTCCTATAAATTATCTCTTTATCTTTACCCTGTTTTCATAGTCTCTATACGTTTTTTTAGAAATTCGATTCATTAGCATATCTATCTATTGAACTGAAACAAACCATACAAAGATCCGTCAAAGTCCAATTCGAAGGCATCTGTTGGAGTTCTGATCAACTACAATCGTATTCAATCATAGAAGACATTGTACCTTCTGGTAGTTTTGTCTAATAATGTTAGGGTAAGATGCTTTCTGTAACATGTAAGTGTGTATTTCAGTATTTTGTATTTTCTATGGGTTTTGATGCAcaccaagtgtttgataaaatgtctGATTTATTTAACAAGGAAATGAGTCAAATATGTTtggtttttgcatttttttttatgttaGTTCAGTTTCTACTACTATCATGTATTCCACTTGTTCCACGAAGAGTTGTTAATGGGAGAGAGATGATGTTTTAGTTTGCCAAATGCATGCTTGATGCTGAAACTTTCTACTATTAATGAATGAATTCTAGTTTCATTTAGAAAGTTGCTCAAAGAAAACGAAAAATATGTTGGAGACCTATTCTATTGTCGGTTCCCTGGTTCTGTTGAAGGTTATAATCTCTTATGTGGTGACATccattatgattttttttcatatgcGCTCCTCCCTATTGACAAACATAGCTTTGTTGGTGTCAAAAGGTGAATCAAACGATAAAAAGATCAATATATGGtatcaatttgattttgattttgttatttttgttaatTGCATGTCTTACTATCTTTAGTATATTGTATTGTCTATGGATGATGATGATTAATGAACTTAATCTTTATTAACCTTCATTGCCTTTAgggaatgttaaaagttttatacAACGAAATTAAAAGttctaaatatataaatattaaaaacaatttcataatttttataaaaacaacaaaaagtaATTTCTATATACAATAAATGCAATAAATattttttgattatgaaatgcaactttataaaacatatttcttTCTATTGAATAACTCGTAGATTTAGTTTCAAATTGATAAGataaaacattttataaatactTTACCAACGAGTTAGATCGAAACTTTGTTTACTTTTCTATTAGTGAGAATTAATGATAGTTAAAGTTAATGGTTCAACTCTTACACCTCGTTCCTgagttcaacttaacgagagAAAGAAAAGGAAATGGATGGAActgagaagaaaataaaagaaattggtgtttccgagtttcattaaaggagggAAGTGGAGGGAAATGAGATGAGcactttccctcctaactttccttccgatttggaaggatttggaaagaaaaaacaaaatgattcattttccttccacttctcttcaactcgggaacacaaaaaaaaattgttttccttttctttctcttcttttctttcatgactttcttttatcttctcttcttttcttttatttagttTTAACATGTTAAAATATATTATTGCTAAAAAACGATTTTTCTAAAAATACATCCATTTTTATATACAAATAAGTTTTAGTTTATAGTAGCAAAAATTCTATTTGCTACCGGTTGCATTTTCATATCGTAGAAATGTCCCTTGATATCAAGAGATGGAATATGGTTCGTGTTTTGAATTGAATTAAAGATGGTGTTAATAAGTAAACATTAAAATAAACCCAACGTTATTGtgcaaaatatttgaattttGGACTCAAAACACGTTAAAAACTGAATTATTTCATCATTATAACTTTTTATGTCTCATGgaaatttcaaaaatattagCACAGTAAACCTCAAGTTAGGGGTGAACGTGGTGCtgttcggtgcggttattagccaaaacctcaccactaaccgcaaatgcggttaatccaatttcaaaaccgcatggtgcggttatttttgcggtgcggttaggcggttatttttgcggtgcggttttgttttttctgtgttgcggttattaaccgcatggatttggtTCAATTACTTTGTGTGGTCTTTAACCACAGTTTAGAGCTTAAatagttttaagagttcaaacatattacttgtaataaaaaaaaaaccataaggtataagacaattaactatttaacttaaaccacaaacaactaatatcttaaaaacgccaaatcaatagtaattaacaataaatatcttaaaattgtctaatttcatcCTTTTttcaaagtgaaacataagaaaaaactaacatttttGTCTTCTAGTAATGTATACGTCTTCAattcatgaaacttgtcttatttttaatatttaacaaactaataattgataaaaaaaattgtatataatatatgcggtgcggtgcgttttttttttttttgcggtttttggaaactaataaccgcaccacaccgcaaatttgcggtttttgaaaaacagaaaacctcaccatcggtttttattgcgattgcggtttatgcggtttttgcGATTAATTTTAGTTacggtgcggtttttgctcacccctacctCAAGTTAACAACTTCTAGCAGTAGTGGCAATCTGGTTTTAGATTCACAATTCACAATTGGAGTTCTAAATCTTGCGTTTTTAAACAATGTCATCTTCATTCAATATATTATGGTACATGtctatttgttttatttatttatcccttTTATAATATAATTGAGAAGAGCATTGAATTTAATTGTGTTAATGTGGAAATGTTTTTAATGGCTCTAATAAACTTCAAGTTGTTGACAATaagatttattttcatttttgaaaaaacaTATGCATATTAGGCTAATAGTTATGGGCCCCTTATCGGACGTTATCGCCAAACTGGACATGCCTCCACGGTGTTAGTAGGAGACGAACACTCGACCCGACTGACGTTAAGACAAGGCGCATTACGGTGACAACGGGGAGAAACGATCTCTTTTTTGCTTCAAAAGTCAAATGCCCGTCGATGAACAaccatattaaaataaaaatattaattttattacTTGTATATACATACATTCTACCTCAAACTCATTCATAccattcttttatttttttatattttataaaatttcaatACTTCTACAAAAAAAATATCCGCTTGACCCGTCTAACAATGATGTTGCTGATGATATCTTCGTCTTTATGATGTACGAGTATTGCACGAACGTGCTATTACAACTAGATCCAACACATTTACTAACAAGACGTGCGATATTAAGCGAAAATCACGAAGAAGGACACCAACGTCTTATTCACGATTATTTTGTGGAGAACTATGTCTACCAAACAAacgatttcaaaagaaaatttcgtTTGTGAAAAAGTGTGTTTGTATAGATAGTCAACGCGTTCGAAAGTATGTATTGTTTCTTACACAAAAAATGTaggttttatataaaataaatacattttttacatattaaatatatgtttatgtatgaATATTTATAAATAAGATATGATGCTAGAGGTTGCAGAAATATATTACGACAATTAAAGTTATGGATATGGGGGAGTTACCCGATTCTATTGGCGATTATATGAGAATGTATGAAAGAACTGCAAAAGAAACTTTGTATAGATCGGCAAGAGGTGTTGTTGAAACTTTTAATGACGTTTATTTGCGGAAACCTTCGTTAAATGGTATGCAACAACTATATGTTGCACATGAAGAAAGACATGGTTTTTCGGGTATGCTTGGAAGTATTGATTACACATAGTGGAAATGGAGAAACTATACCGTAGCGGGGAAAGACTAGTATACAAGTGGTCATCGTGGAACGCCTTCATTTGTATCAGAGATTGTTGTTTCCTAAGATTTATGAATTTGAAATGCTTTTCTTGGGGTTGCGGGTTCTAATTACGACATCAACGTTTTTGACCAATCATCAATATTCAACGATCTTTTTTCAGGAAAGACATCAGATGCTCATTTCACAGTGAGTGAAAATGAATATAAATTTGTGTATTACATTACGGATGAAATATATCCATCATAT includes these proteins:
- the LOC128134145 gene encoding uncharacterized protein LOC128134145, producing MGELPDSIGDYMRMYERTAKETLYRSARGVVETFNDVYLRKPSLNGMQQLYVAHEERHGFSGKTSDAHFTVSENEYKFVYYITDEIYPSYSTFVKVFRHLVELKDKFFKRRQEGVHKDVKRTFGVLKK